A window of Anomalospiza imberbis isolate Cuckoo-Finch-1a 21T00152 chromosome 4, ASM3175350v1, whole genome shotgun sequence contains these coding sequences:
- the LOC137473309 gene encoding uncharacterized protein encodes MESHAKNANSQMHRTLLSLDWMRQGNTILTFGQPLPTGLEGLEAISSMQKVLQWLEVHVPSNPETLAKEDEDCENKIDKEPSHEILEEDITSPVPSDTWEDHSQSQEPRDISEVYSDEELFQREEDESTAATGEAISKLQSTSPALAGSMDTKDEPIMSPVRASQQQGEAGRTTPTSTGHAPSAFSWKVPLSARSAGRSLPVALTVPW; translated from the exons ATGGAGAGCCATGCAAAGAATGCCAACTCCCAGATGCACAGGACTCTGCTGAGCCTGGACTGGATGCGCCAG GGAAACACAATTCTCACCTTTGGGCAGCCATTGCCAACAGGCCTGGAGGGGTTGGAGGCCATTTCGAGCATGCAGAAGGTGCTGCAGTGGCTTGAAGTCCATGTTCCGAGTAATCCAGAGACCTTGGCCAAGGAAGATGAGGACTGTGAAAACAAGATTGACAAGGAGCCGTCCCATGAGATATTGGAAGAGGACATCACATCTCCGGTGCCCTCAGACACATGGGAAGATCacagccaaagccaggaaccCCGAGATATTTCAGAAGTGTACAGTGACGAAGAGCTGTTTCAACGGGAAGAGGATGagagcacagcagcaacagGAGAGGCTATCAGCAAACTGCAGAGCACATCTCCTGCCCTGGCTGGTTCCATGGACACCAAGGATGAGCCCATCATGTCCCCAGTTCGAGCATCACAGCAGCAAGGGGAGGCCGGTCGCACCACACCCACAAGCACTGGCCATGCACCATCCGCTTTTTCCTGGAAAGTGCCCTTAAGTGCCAGGAGTGCCGGCAGGAGCTTGCCTGTTGCCCTCACAGTCCCCTGGTGA